One window from the genome of Castellaniella sp. MT123 encodes:
- a CDS encoding TAXI family TRAP transporter solute-binding subunit: protein MNITKWLATAAMAAAAIATVPAHADTKFINILTGGQSGVYYPMGVALSQLYNKNIPDAKSTAQVTKASAENMNLLQAGRGELAFALADTVSDAYTGNAEAGFKTPLKKLRGMTATYNNYIQIVANADSGIKTLADLKGKRISVGAARSGTELNARAVLKAAGLTYADFAKVEYLPFGESVELMKNRQLDVTLQSAGLGVSSIRDLATSVKIVVVPISQDIVAKINNPAYQPASIPANTYEGMTADTPTVAVPNFLVTAEGVPDDLVYQMTKTFYEQLDTLKSAHNAAKTIELANALKGMPVPVHPGAERYYKEVGLIK from the coding sequence GTGAATATTACAAAATGGCTGGCCACCGCCGCCATGGCGGCCGCTGCCATCGCCACGGTCCCCGCCCACGCGGACACCAAATTCATCAACATCCTGACCGGTGGCCAAAGCGGCGTGTACTACCCGATGGGTGTCGCGCTGTCCCAGCTCTACAACAAGAACATCCCCGACGCGAAATCCACGGCCCAGGTAACCAAGGCCTCGGCCGAGAACATGAACCTGCTGCAGGCCGGCCGCGGTGAACTGGCCTTCGCCCTGGCCGATACCGTGTCCGACGCCTACACCGGCAACGCGGAAGCCGGCTTCAAGACCCCGCTGAAGAAACTGCGCGGCATGACGGCCACCTACAACAACTACATCCAGATCGTGGCCAATGCCGATTCCGGCATCAAGACCCTGGCCGACCTGAAGGGCAAGCGCATTTCCGTGGGCGCCGCGCGTTCCGGGACTGAACTGAACGCCCGCGCCGTACTCAAGGCCGCCGGCCTGACCTACGCCGATTTCGCCAAGGTCGAATACCTGCCCTTCGGCGAATCGGTCGAGCTGATGAAAAACCGCCAGCTGGACGTCACCCTGCAGTCGGCCGGCCTGGGCGTATCGTCCATCCGCGACCTGGCAACTTCGGTGAAGATCGTCGTCGTGCCCATCTCCCAGGACATTGTCGCCAAGATCAACAACCCGGCCTACCAGCCGGCGTCGATCCCCGCCAACACCTATGAAGGCATGACGGCCGACACCCCCACCGTCGCCGTGCCGAACTTCCTGGTCACGGCCGAAGGCGTACCTGACGATCTGGTCTACCAGATGACCAAGACCTTCTACGAACAGCTGGACACGCTGAAGTCCGCGCACAACGCCGCGAAGACCATCGAGCTGGCCAACGCCCTGAAGGGCATGCCCGTGCCGGTCCACCCGGGCGCCGAACGCTACTACAAGGAAGTCGGCCTGATCAAATAA